The Sphingomonas donggukensis genomic interval CGATCGCAATTCAGGGCCAGTTTCGCGCAATATGCCGAGTATCACGCCACGGTGGGCACCCCCGGGCGAGTCGATGCCGGTGCGGGCCAACGCTATGTGACGGTGCCGGTCCGCACCTATGGAAAGCTGTCGGCGGGCGGCGCGTTTGCACGGAACGGCTCGGCGATCCTCCACCGTACTGCCGACATCGACGGCGCCACCGCCGCCCAGCGCAGCTGGCGCATCCGCTCGATCGAGCTGCAACCGGCGACGCCTTCCGCACGATAGCGGGGACGGGTCAGCTCGCCTCCATCACCTTCATCAGGTCCTTCAGGTTCTTGTCGTCGATCGGCTGGCCCAGCGCATCGGTCGCGACCGCCTTCGTGGGGGCGGCGCCCTTTTCCGGCGCGTCGCCGAAGCCGACCGTCATCACCGCCGCGACGATGACCCAGAACGACCACCAGATCGCGCCCTTGCGGCTGCGAAAGACCTTGGAATTGGGGATCGGAAGCATCGCCCGGCCCTAGCCCATGACCGATGAAGGCTTCGCTCGAAGGGAAGGTGAGCCTAGCGTTGACCAATGACGCCCTTCGCCATGCGCTTCACCGCCGATCCCGCCGACATCGACGAGCTCGGCCACGTCAACAATGCGGTCTGGGTCCGCTGGATCCAGGACATCGCCGTCGCCCACTGGCACGCGGTGGCGGACCCGGCGCATCACGATGCCTATATCTGGGTCGTGACCCGGCACGAGATCGACTATCGCGGCAACATGGTCGCGGGCGACACGGTGACCGCCGAAACCTGGATCGGCGATCCGCCCAAGGGCGCCCGCTTCGACCGCCACGTCCGCTTCGTGGGCGACGACGGCAAGGTGAAGGTCGAGGCGCGGACGACCTGGGCGATCCTCGACCGCGCGACGGGACGGCTGGTGCGCGTCCCGAAGGAAGTGGCCGCGCCGTTTTTGGGGGCGTGAGCGAACATACTCCCCTCCCTGAAATTGAGGGGAGAAGGCGTCGCGACCCTACCCTGAATTCCTAAGCGCCGTCGCGATCGCGTTGATCGACAGCAGAATGCCCTCGCCGATCCGCGCGTCGTCCTCGCCGGCGCGGTGGCGTTTCAGCAGTTCGATCTGGAGCAGGTTGAGCGGCTCGATATAGGGCAAGCGCAGCCGGATCGACGCCTCCAGCGCCGCGTGCTTTTCCAGCAGCCGCGTCTGGCGGGTGATGCCGAGCAGGCCGTCGTGGGTCTGCTGCCACCCGTCCCGGATGCGCGTGAAGATGCCGTCGCCCAAGGCCCGATCCTCGACCAGCGCCGCGTAGCGCGCGGCGAGGTCCATGTCGGACTTCGCCAACACCTGCTCCATGTTGGCGAGCGTCGCGGCGAACAGCGGCCAGGCGCCCGCCATCTCGCGCAGCAATTCCTTGTCCTCGAAGCCCGCGATCGCCTGGCCGACGCCGTACCAGCCGGGCAGCATGATCCGCGCCTGCGCCCAGCTGAAGACCCAGGGAATCGCGCGCAGATCCTCGATCGCGTCGCTTTTCTTGCGGCTCGCCGGGCGCGATCCAATCTTCAGCCCCGCGATCTCGGCGATTGGCGTCGCCTGGCGGAAGAAGGTGCGGAAGCCGTCGGTCTCGTACACCAGCCCGCGGTAGGCGCGGAACGCGGTGTCGCTCAGCGTATCCATCGCCGCATGGAAGCGCGCGCGGTCCTTCTCGGGCAGTTCCGACGGCGCCAGGCTGGCGAGCAACGTCGCCGCCGTCATCGCCTCGAGGTTGGTCATCGCCGATGCGCGGGTGCCGTATTTGGCGGCGATCACCTCGCCCTGTTCGGTGATGCGGATGCGGCCCTGCACGGTGCCGGGCGGCTGCGCCTGAATCGCCTGGAAGGCGGAGCCCCCGCCGCGCCCGACCGCGCCGCCGCGCCCGTGGAACAGCTGCATCCGGACACCCGCCGCCTCGAACACCGGGGCCAGCGCCGACGACCCCTTCGACAATTGCCAGGTCGATGTCAGGTAGCCGCCGTCCTTGTTGCTGTCGGAATAGCCGATCATCACTTCCTGCACGCCGCGCGCGGAGGCGATCGCGGCGACCTCGGGCAGCGCCAGCCAGTCGGCCATGATGCCCGGCGCGCGTTCCAGATCGGCGACCGTCTCGAACAGCGGGATCGCCATGATGGCCGCCTCGGGCGGCTTGCCGGGGCGGTACAGCCCGGCCTCCTTCAGCAGCACATGGACCTCCAGCAGGTCCGACACCGACTGCGCCATCGACACGATGTAGTTGACGATCGATGCCGGCCCGTAGGTGCGATGCGCCGCTGCGGCTGCGCGCACGACGCCGAGTTCCGAGGCGGTTTCGTCCGAATAGGTCGCATAGGGGCTGGTCAGCAGCCGCGCGCTCGCCAGTTCGCGGCGGAGCAGCGCGACCCGCGCATCTTCGTCGAGGGCCAGATAGTCGTCCGCCACCCCCGCCGCGCGCAGCAATTCGGCGACCACCCGCTCGTGCACCGCGCTGTTCTGCCGCATGTCGAGCGTGGCGAGATGGAAGCCGAAGGTTTCGACCGCGCGGATCAGCCGCCCGAGCGCCCCGCCCGACGCCAGCGGCCCTTCCCCCTCGCCCGCCAGCGCATGCGCGATCTCGGCCAGGTCGTGGCGGAACGCAGCGGGATCGCTATAGGGCGCACCGGTCAGCGGGCCGGGTCGCGGTGCGGGCTTGCCGGTCAGCGCCAGATGCGTCGCCGCCAGCCGCGCATAGATGCCCGACAGCGCCCGGCGGTATGGTTCGTCGGCCCGGCTCGCCGCGGTGTCGCCGCTCGCCTCGGCGAGCGCCAGCGCACCGGCTGCGACGCGGGCATGTTCGGTCGAGATCGACAGTTCGGCACCGAGCGCGTGGACCGCTTCCAGATAATAGCCGAGCACCGCCTCGCTCGCCCGCGCCAGCGCCAGCGTCATGCTGGCGCCGTCGACATAGGGATTGCCGTCGCGGTCGCCGCCGATCCACGTGCCGGGGCGCAGGAACGACGGCACCCGCTCGCCCACCACCCGGTCCCACCGCGCATACAGCGCCGGGAGCGCGGGCAGGAACACGTCGCGCAGGTAACTGAGCGCGGTCTCGACTTCGTCGGCGACGTACAGCCGCTCGCGCCGCAGCACCCGCGTCTGCCACAGCAGCGCGATCTGGCGCAGGATCGCGTCGTCGATGCGGTCGCCGTCTCCGGTTTCCTCCAGCCCGCGGTCCTTCAGCGCCAGCAGGTCGGCGATGCGGTTGCGGTGATCGATCATCGATTTGCGCCGCACCTCGGTCGGGTGCGCGGTCAGCACCGGCGCGATCAGCGCGGTGTCGAGGAGCGCCAGCACCGCGTCCCGTCCGATGCCGTCCGCCGCCAGCCGCTCGATCGCATGGGCGACGTCGGCCCCCGTTTCGGCGGCGACGCCTTGGCGATCCTCGGCCAAATTCGCGAGCATCGAAAACAGCATGAAGCCGCGCGTGAAATCCAGCGTCTCGTCAAGCGTCAGCCGGTCGAGCCCCGGGTCGATCGCCTCCGCACCCGCCACCCCGCGCGCGCGATCGACCGAGACGCTGCGGATATATTCGATCCGGCGGAACAGCGCCTCTCCCCCATAAGCGCGGATCACGTCGCCGAGCAGCTTGCCGAGGAAGCGGACATCAGGATTGTTTGCGATGGGGGGAAGGCTGGCCATGCCGGCGATGCTGCACCGCCGCAGACACCGGGGTCAACGCAGAAACCGTTGACGCTGCCGCAAGCCCGCCTTAACTGTACTAGTCAAGTAATACAGGAGAGCGACATGCGTGCGTTTCTGATCCTCGCCCCGGCTGCCCTGCTGGCCGCGTGCAACGGCGGCGGCAGCGCCGACGACGGTACCGAGATTTCGATCAAGGGCGGCACCGGCAGCGAGTTTTCGGCGGGCATGGGCAAGGACGGCAGGGTGTCGATCGACGCGCCGGGGTTCAAGGCCGCGATCAACCTGCCCAAGGTGAAGCTGGATGCCGGCGATTTCGACATCAACGGCGTCGGCCTGCCCGCCGGATCGACGATCGAATCGATGAACATCGACGGCAACGAAAAGGGCAACGGCGCCGCGGGCGAAAGCGTCAACGTGCGCTTCACGAGCCCGACCGGCACCGCGGGCGTGCGCGAATGGTTCCAGGGGAAGCTGGCCGCGGAGGGCTTCAAGCTGACCGCCGAGGGCGACAACCTCTCGGGCACCACCGACGAGGGCAAGCCGTTCCGCCTGACCACCAGGTCGGTCGGCAACGGGCGCAGCGAAAGCACGCTGGCGATCGGCGGATAGCGCCGTCGCGCCCGGTGCGGGCGCGGACGCAAGCCGCGAAATGCCCGGACGCAAGCGCCAACCGCCTTGACGTCGGATGCTGCATGCGCGAAGCGGGGGGCGCTATGATCCATCGTATCCTCCCCACCGCCGCCGCGCTCGCGCTCCTCTCCCTCGGCGCTTGCAAGAGCGAGCCCGAAGTCGTCGACAGCCGCGCGCCCGATCCCATGGCCGAGCAGCTGAAGAACGCCGCCCCGGTCGAGCTGCCGCCGGCAGTCACCGCCAGCGTCACCTTCCGCTGCCAGCCGGGCAACAGCCTGGTCTATGTCGACTTCTTCGACGGCAACAAGATGGCCAACCTGCGCACCGAAAAGGGCGGCACGCCCACCATGCTGACCGCGCCCGAGGCCGGCCAGCCCTACACCGGCGGTGGCTACACCGTGTCGGGCACGCCGAAGTCGATCCAGTACACGGCGCCGGGCAAGTCGGCGCTCAGCTGCAAGGCCTGATCGTCCTGCCTTCCAACCGACATCGGGGTCGGCGGAGCGATCCGCCGGCCCTTTTCGTTTGCCTGCCATGAGCCGCCCGACGATCCCGACCGAGACGATCGACCCCGACTTGGTGCTGCGGGCCTATGCGATGGGGGTATTCCCGATGGCCGACGCGCGCGACGCGCCCGGCATCTACTGGGTCGAGCCGAAACAGCGCGCGGTGCTGCCGCTGGATGCCTTCCACCTGTCGCGTTCGCTCGCCCGCACGATCGCGCGCGACCGCTTTCGCGTGACCGCCGACACCGCGTTCGACCGCATCATCGCGCTGTGCGCCGAATCCGCGGACGACCGGCCCGACACGTGGATCAACGCGTCGATCGAAACCGTCTTCCGCCAGCTGCACGCCCGCGGCTTCGCTCATTCGGTCGAGGTGTGGGACGGCGACGCGCTGGTGGGCGGGCTCTACGGCCTTGCCCTGGGTCGCGCGTTCTTCGGCGAAAGCATGGTCAGCCGCGCACGCGATGCATCGAAGGTCGCACTCGCCTGGCTCGTCGCACGGCTCAGGCTCGGTGGCTTCGCGTTGCTCGACTGCCAGTTCCAGACCGACCATCTCGCGACGATGGGGACTGTGGAGCTGCCGCGCAGCGCCTATTCGGTGGTGCTGGGCGAGGCGCTGGGCGACGGGGTCGCCGGGCTGGTCGGCGGCGCGCCGGTCGTGTCGGGCGACTGGTCCGCCCTCGACCGCCTTGGCGACGACGCAGGCGACGCCTCGCTCACCGTCTCCGCGGGCCCCTCGGGGAAGCGCATCGTGCAGCTCTTGGGCCAGACGTCGTAGAGCGCGCTCGGCACGACGTTCAGCGCGGGCCGCTCCTTGTACACCCAGCCCGAGAAATGCCGCCGCCAGCGCCCGTCGAACCCGCGCACGTCGAGTTGCAGGAACGCGCCGGTCAGCTGCTCCTCTTCCCACGGCGCGGTCTGCTCGCAGGCGCGCAGGCGGACGATGGCGTCGCCGATGCGGTACGCCTGGCCCGGCTTCATCTGCACGTCGCGGGCATCGCCGTTACGCTTGTTGAGGACGCCGATCACCGCGACGCGCTCCGCCATCGGCGTCGCGCCGGGCGCCTGTGCGGTCGCAGCGTTGGTGACGGTCGCGCCCTGCGTCTGCGGCACGGCGGCCTGCTGCACGGGGGCAGCGGCGGGAGTCGCACCGAAGGGCAGGCGCGGCAGCCAGTCGGGCATCGCCTGCGGCGCGGCGAACTGCAGCCCCGCCCAGGCGGCGACGATCGCGACCACGCCGATCGCGGCGCCACCGAGCCACCGCGTCGGCGTGCGCTCCGACCGCCCACCCTCCGGCGGGGCGCGGTCAGTCACCGGGGGTCCAGGCCTCGTAATCGCCGGTCGCGGGCGCGCGCTTGCCGCCCGCACCCAGCGCACCCGCGGGACGATAGGCAAGCGGCGTGCCGGTCAGGTTCGGGACCGCCGGCTGCTGCCACGGTTTCGCGGGCGGCAGTGCGCGATCGGGCACGTCGTCGATCTGATGGTGCAGCCAGCCGAACCATTCGGGCGCGATCCGGCTCGCGTCGTTCGATCCGTTGTAGATCACCCAGCGCCGCGGGTTGCCGCTCGTGTCGCTGCCGCCCTGATAATAGACGTTGCCCAGCGCATCCTCACCGACGCGCCCCTTGCCGCGCAGCCCGAACCACGTGCCGATGGTGGCGCCGTTCCACCAGGTGAAGGGATTGAGATTGATGCCCATGCGCCCGCGATTAGCGGGCGGGCGGAGATTGGGCAAGGCGCCGGCGGCGGCGGATTTGCGTTAGCAAATCGCCGACTCGCCACGGCGGGAAGCAAGATCGCGCAGAGAAACCGTTTAGCGGCGTTGTAATATGATGAGTGGCCGCTCACGCCCCAAAAGCAGACATATTAGTGTCGGCAATGCCGCGCTTTGGTCATCCACCCGCGTACGGCAAGAGCAAAGACAGACACCGGGTTTGGCTTGACTCTCGTAACAAAGGCCCGCAGTTTTAGTCCCTTCCGCTTGGACGAACGACGCGTCGGTTATTATCGAGTTTACAGGGGGCCAGATCATGAAGGTGCTGCTAAGCGCAATTTTCATCGCGACGTTCACGCTAATGTCTGGCACCGCCTCGGAAGCTAAAGATGACGTAAGTGCAAAAACAAACAAAGGTGAGCATTGTCGGACGGCGAAGAAGGCTGGGGTCGATGCTGCACTAGCAGCTGCTGAATGTAAAAAGCTGCTGGCTAAGCCCCCCCGACCCACGGACTGTGTCCTGCGACCGGGGCAACCTAACAAATGTGCCGCACTGCTTCCACCGATGTCGAACATCTCGACAAGGTGATAGAGATCGGCCGACGGCAGTGAGCGATGATTGCCGCGACGATTGAGTAAATCAGACAACAAAATTCGGCGCGCCCAAGACAGGAGCGCGCGATCGTAATCCTCGATTGTCGAGGGGTGCGACGTGCGCCTCCTGGCAGGCGGCACCTTACTTCGCTAAAGATAGCGACTTGCGGCGATATGGTCAGAGTCCGCTAACCACCAATCGCGGACGCTCGGCGTAGCAGCACTCTACGTCGTCTGCCGGATACTATCCGCCCCCGCCCTACTTCGCCCAGCTCACCTTGTCCCCCGGCGCAATCCCCAATTCCCCCGCACGTCCACCGAGAATTTCCAGCACCGCGCTCACCGGTTCGCCGCTGGCAACCGGTGTCTCGCTGAACGGCACGGTATTCTCCGCGATCGTCGCGATCGTGCCGTCGGGGCGGATGAAGATAATGTCGAGCGCGGTCGGCGTGTTCTTCATCCAGAAGCTCGCCTCGCGCGGGGCGCCGCCACCCGCGGGATAGGGCGCGAAGATCATGCCGCCGTCCTTCTTCAGGTCGGTGCGGTACATCAGCCCGCGCTCCTGCTCCGCCGCAGTCTTCGCGACCTCGACCGCGAAGACGTGCGCGCCGTTCGCCGAGGTGATGGTGACCGGGATCGTCTTCGCCACCGCCGCCTGGTTGGCGTCGGCGCTGCCGCCTGCGCACCCCGGCAGGGCGAGGGCCAGCCCCACGGCGATCGCCGCGCCGCGCCAGATTCGAGCATTCATCGTCACTTCCTCTCGACCACCACGGCCAGCGGCCCTTTCTCGCCATCGACGATGCGCGCGGTCAGCGGCTCGTCGGGCTCGACTTCCTCGATGCCGGCGCGGCGCAGCGTTTCCATGTGGACGAACACGTCGCGCCCGTCGCCGCGTACCAGGAAGCCATAGCCCTTCAGCCGGTTGAACCATTTGACGGCGACCGGTTCGAAATCGCCGGCATCGTCGATCATCTTCACCCGGTCGATGCGGTCGCCGCCGGTGCGGGCGCGGACCGGCTCGACCGCGGTCGACAGATCGATCGACAGGATCGCCGTCGCCTGGAACCCGCGGTCGCGGCGCACCGCCTCGCACACCACGCGCGCGCCCTCGGGCAGGCTGCGGCGGCCATGATCGTGCAGGACCGAGAAATGGATCAGGATGTCGCCCACGTCCGCATCGTCCGCGACGATGAAGCCGAATCCGCGCGTCACGTCGAACCATTTGACCACGCCGCCGAACACATCGGCTGCGGGCGCGGCAGGCGCGGCGGCGGCGCCGTCGCCGACCGGTGCGGCGGCGGATCCTGTATCCCCGGTATCCAACCCACGCGCATCGTTACGCATCATCACTTCCCCTGGGCCGCGTATGACATGGCCGCGAAGCCGCGCAAAGACCCCGCATTCAGTCGCGCGCCGCCACATCCGCCTCGAACTCGGACAGTTCGTCGATGCTCATCGCCATGATCCGCCGCGACAGATCATAATCGTGGCCCGCGCGCAGCATGGCGGCCAGCGCCTTTTCCCGGGCGGCGCGATCCGCAGGCTGCACCCCGTATGCGCCCAACCGCCGTCGCCGGGCGAAGGCCAGCGCGCTCGCCTCGGCGCGTTCCTCGATCGCGGGGCGGACGTGCTCGGCATCGGCCTCGTCGATCCCGGCCTGGCGCAGCGCCCCGGCGATCCGCCGACCGCCCAGCCCCCGCCGGCCCATCGCCGCCGCGCGCGATTCGGCAAAGCCGCGGTCGTCGATGTAGCCAAGGGCGGCCATCCGCTCGGCGACCGCGCGCGCATCGGAGGGCGCCTCCCCCGCCCAGCCGCGCTCGCGCAGCTTGCGCGCCAGATAGTCGGTCAGTTTCGCTCTGGTGGTGGCGAAGCGTTCGACGTAGCGCAGCGCCAGCCGATCGAGCGCGGCGGCGTCGAGCGGCGGGGGGGTACGGCGCGGTTCCTTCATGCGCCTTGATTGTGCCACAGTGGGATCGGAATTTGAACGCGCGGGCGTGACATGCGCCGATCCCCTTGCGCGCGTGGCGACTTTCTTGCCGACAGCGACAGGAACGGAAAACAGATCGATGGTGACGGACATGACGGCAGCAGAGCAGGCGGCACCGGTGGCGACACCGACCGAGGATGCGTTGCCGCGGCGGTTCTCCGACTTCGAAACGGTCGGCGATGCGCTGGATTATGCGGCGCGCGGTGTGCGCGGCCTCAACTTCCACGACGCGCGCGGGACGCTCACCCGCCCCTATCCCTTCGCCGAGCTGCGCCGCGATTCGCTGACGCAGGCGCACCGGCTGATTGCGATGGGCGTCCAGCCCGAGGACCGTATCGCCCTGATCGCGGAGACCGGCCCCGAATTCGCCGCGCTGTTCTTCGGCTGCGTCTATGCCGGTGCCTGGCCGGTGCCGCTGCCGCTGCCGACCAGCTTCGGCGGGGCGCAATCCTATATCGACCAGCTGAAGGTCCAGCTCGACAGCTGCGATCCCAAGATGCTGATCTATCCGGCGGAGCTTGCCGAAATGGCCGGCGAAGCCGCACGCCAGGCGGGCACGCAGGGCGTCGACTGGACCGATCTCGCCGGGCGTGACGCGCCGGACGTGGCCCTGCCGGCGACGACCGCAGACGACATCGCCTATCTGCAATATTCCAGCGGATCGACGCGCTTCCCGCACGGCGTCGCCATCACCCACCGCGCGCTGCTCAACAATCTTGCCGCGCACGCGCATGGCATGCAGCTGGAGCCCGCCGATCGCTGCGTGTCGTGGCTGCCGTGGTATCACGACATGGGCCTGGTCGGCTGCATGCTCTCGGTCGTCGCCAACCAGGTATCGACCGATTATCTGAAGACCGAGGACTTCGCCCGCCGCCCGCTAGCGTGGCTCGACCTCATCAGTCGCAATGCGGGCACGACGCTCAGCTATTCGCCGACCTTCGGCTACGACATCTGCGCGCGCCGCATGTCGAGCCAGACGAAGGCCAGCGACCGTTTCGACCTGTCGCGCTGGCGCGTCGCGGGCAACGGCGCCGACATGATCCGCCCCGACGTGATGCAGAGCTTCGTCGACGCGTTCGGAGAGGCCGGGTTCAAGGCCAGCGCCTTCCTGCCGAGCTACGGCCTTGCCGAAGCGACGCTCGCCGTCTCGATCATGCCGCCGGGCGAGGGCATCGTCGTCGAGCTGGTCGAGGAAACGCAGCTTTCGGGCGTCGCCGCCGGCGAGGATCGCCCCCAGCGGTTCCGCGCCATCGTCAATTGCGGGAAGCCCGTGCAGGGCATGACCGTCGAAATCCGCGAGGAGGACGGCACTCCGCTCCCCGAGCGCGCCGTCGGCAAGGTCTGGTGCGCCGGATCGTCGGTGATGGTCGGCTATTTCCGCGACCAGGAATCGACCGATGCGTGCATGGCGCCCGATTCCAAAGGCGGCGTTTGGCTCGACACCGGCGACATGGGCTATCTGAGCGACGGCTATCTCTACATCGTCGGCCGCGCCAAGGACATGATCATCGTCAACGGCCGCAACCACTGGCCGCAGGACATCGAATGGGCGGTCGAGCAGCTGCCCGGCTTCAAGCAGGGCGATATCGCCGCCTTCGCGATCACCACGCCGGGCGGTGAGGAAACGCCGGCGGTGCTCGTCCAGTGCCGCACCAGCGACCATGGCGAACGCATCCGCCTGCGCGACGCGATCCGTGAACGCGTGCGCGCGGTGACCGGCATGAACTGCGTCATCGAACTCGTGCCGCCGCGCACGTTGCCGCGCACCAGCTCGGGCAAGCTCAGCCGGGCCAAGGCGCGGAACCTGTATCTGAACGGCGACATCAAGCCTTACGCCGTCGCCGCGTGATGGCGCGGGGAGCGGCGCGTCAAAACGCCGCTCCGACCGTCCGATTTTCGCCGCGACCCTAACTTTCCGTCAACCCTGTGGCTTTTAGGGTCGGCGGGTGACCGGGCCCACTTCCTCCCAATTCGCTCAGCCGCGCATCGACGCGCGCGCGCTGCTTGGCCTCTACGACCCCGCGGACACCACCGACTGGGCGCCGATCCGCGCCGCGCAGATCGCCTCGGGCAGCCACATGGCGCTGTTCATGCTGGCGGCCAACGTGGTCGGCGCGGCGCTGGTGACGTTGGCGTTCGGTCGGCTCATGCCGCTGTGGCAGTTGGGTGCGTGGGCTGCGCTGGTCGCGGTAGTCGCGACGACGATCGCGGTCAGGCGCCTGTCGAACCGCAATCGCACCGACGCCACCGCGACGCTCGCGGATGTGCGCGGCACCTTCGTCGACGGGCTGGCGCTGGGCGGGGTATGGGCGATCGCGCCGCTCTATTTCGGACTGTCCGGCGACGGCGGCGCGCTGCTGGGGCTGGTCGCGGTCGTCGTCGTGCTGATGGCTGCGGCGGCGATCTCGATGGCGGCGCTGCCGCTGGCGACGCTGCTGTTCCTGTTCATCCTCGGCGGCTCGACGGCGGGCATTTTCGCCTGGCTCGACCTGGAGGGGGTGGCGGCCAATCTGGCGCTGTTTACCGGCCTCTTGATGATCGGATGTTTCGCACGCGGTCGAGCGCTCGTCGTGATCCGCGCGGGCGAGCTGGCGCTTGCCGAGCGCGACGAGACGGTCAGCCTGCTGCTGCGCGAGACCGAGCAGGAAACCAATGCCGACTGGCTGTGGGAGATCGACGCCCAGCGCCGCGTCGTCCGCGCCAGCCCGCGCTTCGCCCGCTCGATCGGGGTCGATCCCGCGTCGATCAACGGCATGGGCTTCCTCGAGATCCTGGCCGGGCCGACCTGGCAGAACGGCAATTTCGCGCAAGGACTGCGCGACCTGGCCGAGAAGCTGAAGGCGCGCGAGGCGTTCCGCGACCTGCTGCTCCCCGTCTATGTCGACGGCGAGGAACGCTGGTGGGAAATGTCCGCCAGCCCCCGCATCGTCGAGGATCGCGGCTTCGTCGGCTTCCGCGGCGTCGGCTCCGACGTCACCGAACAGCGCGCCTCGGCGGACAAGATCAGCCGCATGGCGCGCTTCGACACGCTGACCGGCCTGCCCAACCGCCTGCTGATCCACGAATCGCTCGCCCGCGCGATGGCGGAGGCCGACAAATGGGGATCGCGCTGCGGCTTCATGATGATCGACCTCGACCGGTTCAAGGCGGTCAACGACACGCTCGGCCATCCGGTCGGCGACCGGCTGCTGGGCCGCGTGTCCGACCGGCTGAAGAGCCTGATGACCGAGAACGAGATGATCGGTCGTCTGGGCGGCGACGAATTCGCGGTCGTGGTGCGCGATGCGAGCGACCGCCAGGCAATGGAGCGGATGGCGCGCACGATCATCGCGACGCTGTCGGCGCCCTACGACGTCGATGCGCACACGCTGTACATCGGCGCCTCGGTCGGGCTCGCGATCGGCCCGCGCGACGGGCGCACGCCCGAAATGCTCATCCGCTCCGCCGACCTCGCGCTCTATCGCTCGAAGGATGCCGGAGGCGGGTCGTTTCACGCCTATGAGCCGCAGCTCCACCTGGTGGCGGAGGAGCGCCGCGTGCTCGAAATCGCGCTGCGCAACGCGCTCGAAAAGGACGAACTGACGCTCAACTATCAACCAGTGGTCGACGCCGGCACCGGGCGGCTGACCGGGTTCGAGGCACTGCTGCGCTGGACCCACCCCGAATTCGGGCCGATCAGCCCGGCGAAATTCGTGCCGCTGGCCGAGGAAGCGCGGCTGATCGCGCCGATCGGCGAGTGGGTGTTGCGCACCGCCTGCGACGAGGCGGCCAAGTGGGACGGATCGATCCGGGTGGCGGTGAACGTCTCGCCCGAACAGCTCCACAACCCCGCCTTCGTCTCGGTCGTCACCCAGGCGCTCGCCAATTCGGGCCTGTCGCCGGACCGGCTCGAACTGGAAGTGACCGAAAGCGTGTTCATGCGCGAGGGGACCGGCGCGATCCGCGTGCTCGAAAGCCTGCTCGACCTCGGCATCCGCCTGAGCCTCGACGATTTTGGCACCGGCTATTCGTCGCTCGGCTATCTCAGCCGCACGCGCTTCTCCTCGATCAAGATCGACCGCAGCTT includes:
- the aat gene encoding leucyl/phenylalanyl-tRNA--protein transferase; this translates as MSRPTIPTETIDPDLVLRAYAMGVFPMADARDAPGIYWVEPKQRAVLPLDAFHLSRSLARTIARDRFRVTADTAFDRIIALCAESADDRPDTWINASIETVFRQLHARGFAHSVEVWDGDALVGGLYGLALGRAFFGESMVSRARDASKVALAWLVARLRLGGFALLDCQFQTDHLATMGTVELPRSAYSVVLGEALGDGVAGLVGGAPVVSGDWSALDRLGDDAGDASLTVSAGPSGKRIVQLLGQTS
- a CDS encoding cold-shock protein, which gives rise to MRNDARGLDTGDTGSAAAPVGDGAAAAPAAPAADVFGGVVKWFDVTRGFGFIVADDADVGDILIHFSVLHDHGRRSLPEGARVVCEAVRRDRGFQATAILSIDLSTAVEPVRARTGGDRIDRVKMIDDAGDFEPVAVKWFNRLKGYGFLVRGDGRDVFVHMETLRRAGIEEVEPDEPLTARIVDGEKGPLAVVVERK
- a CDS encoding acyl-CoA thioesterase, which translates into the protein MTPFAMRFTADPADIDELGHVNNAVWVRWIQDIAVAHWHAVADPAHHDAYIWVVTRHEIDYRGNMVAGDTVTAETWIGDPPKGARFDRHVRFVGDDGKVKVEARTTWAILDRATGRLVRVPKEVAAPFLGA
- a CDS encoding regulatory protein RecX, whose product is MKEPRRTPPPLDAAALDRLALRYVERFATTRAKLTDYLARKLRERGWAGEAPSDARAVAERMAALGYIDDRGFAESRAAAMGRRGLGGRRIAGALRQAGIDEADAEHVRPAIEERAEASALAFARRRRLGAYGVQPADRAAREKALAAMLRAGHDYDLSRRIMAMSIDELSEFEADVAARD
- a CDS encoding NADH:ubiquinone oxidoreductase subunit NDUFA12, whose amino-acid sequence is MGINLNPFTWWNGATIGTWFGLRGKGRVGEDALGNVYYQGGSDTSGNPRRWVIYNGSNDASRIAPEWFGWLHHQIDDVPDRALPPAKPWQQPAVPNLTGTPLAYRPAGALGAGGKRAPATGDYEAWTPGD
- a CDS encoding DUF192 domain-containing protein, which gives rise to MNARIWRGAAIAVGLALALPGCAGGSADANQAAVAKTIPVTITSANGAHVFAVEVAKTAAEQERGLMYRTDLKKDGGMIFAPYPAGGGAPREASFWMKNTPTALDIIFIRPDGTIATIAENTVPFSETPVASGEPVSAVLEILGGRAGELGIAPGDKVSWAK
- the ppc gene encoding phosphoenolpyruvate carboxylase, translating into MASLPPIANNPDVRFLGKLLGDVIRAYGGEALFRRIEYIRSVSVDRARGVAGAEAIDPGLDRLTLDETLDFTRGFMLFSMLANLAEDRQGVAAETGADVAHAIERLAADGIGRDAVLALLDTALIAPVLTAHPTEVRRKSMIDHRNRIADLLALKDRGLEETGDGDRIDDAILRQIALLWQTRVLRRERLYVADEVETALSYLRDVFLPALPALYARWDRVVGERVPSFLRPGTWIGGDRDGNPYVDGASMTLALARASEAVLGYYLEAVHALGAELSISTEHARVAAGALALAEASGDTAASRADEPYRRALSGIYARLAATHLALTGKPAPRPGPLTGAPYSDPAAFRHDLAEIAHALAGEGEGPLASGGALGRLIRAVETFGFHLATLDMRQNSAVHERVVAELLRAAGVADDYLALDEDARVALLRRELASARLLTSPYATYSDETASELGVVRAAAAAHRTYGPASIVNYIVSMAQSVSDLLEVHVLLKEAGLYRPGKPPEAAIMAIPLFETVADLERAPGIMADWLALPEVAAIASARGVQEVMIGYSDSNKDGGYLTSTWQLSKGSSALAPVFEAAGVRMQLFHGRGGAVGRGGGSAFQAIQAQPPGTVQGRIRITEQGEVIAAKYGTRASAMTNLEAMTAATLLASLAPSELPEKDRARFHAAMDTLSDTAFRAYRGLVYETDGFRTFFRQATPIAEIAGLKIGSRPASRKKSDAIEDLRAIPWVFSWAQARIMLPGWYGVGQAIAGFEDKELLREMAGAWPLFAATLANMEQVLAKSDMDLAARYAALVEDRALGDGIFTRIRDGWQQTHDGLLGITRQTRLLEKHAALEASIRLRLPYIEPLNLLQIELLKRHRAGEDDARIGEGILLSINAIATALRNSG